A genomic segment from Bradyrhizobium sp. CB1015 encodes:
- a CDS encoding DUF4167 domain-containing protein, translating to MRNGQNKQRMRNRNNNNNNNRRGQNPMTRVYESNGPDIKIRGTASHIAEKYLQLARDARSSGDPVAAENYYQHAEHYFRLIAAAQEQFRQNQQPRGDEPIASDDGDDDGENFSAFGQEPGFVPQPQSQPFMRDRDGQRDHHQRDRQPRDNQQPYQRENQQPREHRERDHRPQPEYQPQPQPANQPQPVIADAGGVDRLPSFITGAQPQVNGGQGGFEGGGGGERYPRRRRRPHGPRPEREAAPAASSDEVASGE from the coding sequence ATGAGAAACGGTCAAAACAAGCAGCGGATGCGCAACCGCAACAACAATAACAACAACAACCGGCGCGGCCAGAACCCGATGACCCGGGTCTACGAGTCCAACGGACCCGACATCAAGATTCGCGGCACCGCTTCGCACATCGCCGAAAAGTATCTCCAGCTTGCGCGCGACGCGCGCTCCTCCGGCGATCCCGTGGCAGCGGAGAACTACTACCAGCATGCCGAGCATTATTTCCGCCTGATCGCGGCGGCTCAGGAGCAGTTCCGTCAAAACCAGCAGCCGCGCGGCGATGAGCCCATTGCCAGCGACGACGGCGACGACGACGGCGAGAATTTCTCGGCCTTCGGCCAGGAGCCCGGCTTCGTCCCGCAGCCCCAGTCGCAGCCCTTCATGCGCGACCGCGACGGCCAGCGCGATCATCACCAGCGTGATCGCCAGCCGCGCGACAATCAGCAGCCCTATCAGCGCGAGAACCAGCAGCCGCGCGAGCACCGCGAACGCGATCACCGTCCGCAGCCGGAATATCAGCCGCAGCCGCAACCCGCCAACCAGCCGCAGCCCGTCATCGCCGATGCCGGCGGCGTCGACCGCCTGCCCTCCTTCATCACCGGCGCACAGCCGCAAGTGAACGGCGGTCAGGGCGGCTTCGAGGGTGGCGGTGGCGGCGAGCGCTATCCGCGCCGGCGGCGCCGGCCGCATGGCCCGCGCCCGGAGCGTGAAGCCGCTCCAGCCGCTTCCAGCGACGAAGTCGCCTCGGGCGAGTAA
- the ptsP gene encoding phosphoenolpyruvate--protein phosphotransferase, protein MRSASGGPRVLLRRLRETMAEQVSAQERLDKIVVLIAANMVAEVCSVYVLRIDNTLELYATEGLNREAVHHTVLSAHEGLVGLVASEATPLNLSDAQSHPAFSFRPETGEEIYHSFLGVPILRAGNTLGVLVVQNRAKRNYVEEELEALQTTAMVLAELIASGELSALAQPGQEPAARHSAQKVGAILSEGIALGHVVLHEPRVVIKDYIAEDLPKEIKRLDTALAKLRADLDRMLERGDVAEGGEHRDVLEAYRMFANDQGWSHKLHEAVATGLTAEAAVERVQSDTRARMLRSTDPYLRDRLHDLEDLGYRLMRQLVGQDHAPSREQLPDNAIVIARAMGPAALLDYDRKRLRGIVLEEGTTNSHVSIVARALGIPAVGEVPNAPGIADPGDAIIVDGTSGSIYVRPSQEIEAAFAERVRFRARRQAQYLALRDRPCVTRDGQKVELMINAGLAIDLPHIEDTGSAGIGLFRTELQFMVGQSLPRTSDQLALYRTVLDAAGSKPVTFRTLDIGGDKALPYMEAVIEENPALGWRAIRLGLDRPGLLRGQIRALLRAGGGRALRIMFPMISEVAEFDSAKALVERELTYLRQHGHTLPERIDIGTMVEVPALLYQLDELLKKVDFISVGSNDLFQFLFAVDRGNAKVSERFDTLSAPILRALRDIARKAHAAQKSLSLCGEMASKPIGALALIALGYRSLSLSATALGPVKAMVLDLDAKKAEAMLGPLLDAPAGSVSIRQKLTEFAEAEGLAL, encoded by the coding sequence ATGCGGAGCGCGTCGGGAGGTCCCCGCGTCTTGTTGAGACGGCTCCGCGAGACCATGGCGGAGCAGGTCTCAGCCCAGGAGCGGCTGGACAAGATCGTGGTGCTGATCGCCGCCAACATGGTGGCCGAGGTGTGCTCGGTCTACGTGCTGCGCATCGACAACACGCTCGAGCTCTACGCCACCGAAGGTCTCAACCGCGAGGCGGTGCACCACACCGTGCTCAGCGCCCATGAGGGCCTGGTCGGCCTCGTCGCCAGCGAGGCGACGCCGCTCAATTTGAGCGATGCGCAGAGCCACCCGGCCTTCTCGTTCCGGCCCGAGACCGGCGAAGAAATCTACCACTCCTTCCTCGGCGTGCCGATCCTGCGCGCCGGCAACACGCTCGGCGTGCTGGTGGTGCAGAACCGCGCCAAGCGCAATTATGTCGAGGAGGAGCTCGAGGCGCTCCAGACCACCGCGATGGTGCTGGCCGAGCTGATCGCCTCGGGTGAATTGTCCGCGCTGGCCCAGCCGGGCCAGGAACCGGCGGCGCGCCATTCGGCGCAGAAAGTCGGCGCCATCCTGTCGGAGGGCATCGCGCTCGGCCATGTCGTGCTGCACGAGCCGCGCGTCGTCATCAAGGACTACATCGCCGAGGACCTGCCGAAGGAAATCAAGCGGCTCGATACCGCGCTCGCCAAGCTGCGTGCCGATCTCGACCGCATGCTGGAGCGCGGCGACGTCGCCGAAGGCGGCGAGCATCGCGATGTGCTGGAAGCCTACCGCATGTTCGCCAACGACCAGGGCTGGTCGCACAAGCTGCACGAGGCGGTCGCCACCGGCCTGACCGCGGAAGCCGCGGTCGAGCGCGTGCAGTCCGACACCCGCGCGCGCATGCTGCGCTCGACCGACCCGTATTTGCGCGACCGGCTGCACGATCTGGAAGACCTGGGCTACCGCCTGATGCGGCAGCTGGTCGGCCAGGATCACGCACCCTCGCGCGAACAATTGCCCGACAACGCGATCGTCATCGCCCGCGCGATGGGTCCGGCGGCGCTGCTCGACTACGACCGCAAGCGCCTGCGCGGCATCGTGCTGGAGGAAGGCACCACCAATTCGCACGTCTCGATCGTGGCGCGGGCGCTGGGCATCCCTGCGGTCGGCGAGGTGCCGAATGCGCCCGGCATCGCCGATCCCGGCGATGCCATCATCGTCGACGGCACCTCGGGCTCGATCTATGTGCGGCCCTCGCAGGAGATCGAGGCCGCCTTCGCCGAGCGCGTGCGTTTCCGGGCACGCCGCCAGGCGCAGTATCTGGCGCTGCGCGACCGGCCCTGCGTCACCAGGGACGGCCAGAAGGTCGAGCTGATGATCAACGCAGGTCTTGCGATCGACCTGCCGCATATCGAGGACACCGGCAGCGCCGGCATCGGCCTGTTCCGCACCGAGCTGCAATTCATGGTCGGTCAGAGCCTGCCGCGCACCAGCGACCAGCTCGCGCTCTATCGCACCGTGCTCGATGCCGCCGGCAGCAAGCCCGTCACGTTCCGCACGCTCGATATCGGCGGCGACAAGGCGCTGCCCTATATGGAAGCGGTGATCGAGGAAAATCCCGCACTCGGCTGGCGCGCGATCCGGCTCGGGCTCGACCGTCCCGGCCTGTTGCGCGGCCAGATCCGCGCGCTGCTGCGCGCCGGCGGCGGCCGCGCGCTGCGCATCATGTTCCCGATGATCTCGGAGGTCGCCGAATTCGACTCGGCCAAGGCACTGGTCGAGCGCGAGCTGACCTATCTGCGCCAGCACGGCCACACGCTGCCTGAACGAATCGACATCGGCACCATGGTCGAGGTGCCGGCCCTGCTCTACCAGCTCGACGAGCTGCTGAAGAAGGTCGATTTCATCTCGGTCGGCTCCAACGACCTGTTCCAGTTCCTGTTCGCGGTCGACCGCGGCAACGCCAAGGTCTCCGAGCGCTTCGACACCCTGTCGGCGCCGATCCTGCGCGCGCTGCGCGACATCGCACGCAAGGCACACGCGGCGCAGAAATCGCTCTCGCTCTGCGGCGAGATGGCCTCGAAGCCGATCGGCGCGCTGGCGCTGATCGCACTGGGCTACCGCTCGCTCTCGCTCTCGGCTACCGCGCTCGGCCCTGTCAAGGCGATGGTGCTCGACCTCGACGCCAAGAAGGCCGAAGCGATGCTGGGCCCTCTGCTGGATGCACCAGCGGGCAGCGTCTCGATCCGGCAGAAGCTGACGGAATTTGCCGAGGCCGAGGGCCTTGCGTTGTAG
- a CDS encoding DMT family transporter, producing the protein MTPRTATLIGLTAILMWSLLSVMTVATGKIPAFQLAAMTFAIGGVVGLLTWIGRGEAAKSLRQPLVVWVVGVGGLFGYHALYFLALRFAPPAEAGLLNYLWPLLIVLFSSFLPGERLAAHHIIGAVLGLVGTVLLFAGNTSGFAPGAVPGLIAAFIAAFVWATYSVLSRRLKAVPTDAVAGFCLATSVLAALMHGLLEATVWPESGLQWLSVIALGIGPVGAAFYAWDIGMKRGDIRVLGAASYATPLLSTGFLIAAGFAKASANIAVAAILIAGGGLIAAKDMVLRKR; encoded by the coding sequence ATGACTCCCCGCACTGCCACGCTGATCGGCTTGACCGCGATCCTGATGTGGTCGCTGCTGTCAGTGATGACGGTGGCGACCGGAAAGATCCCGGCGTTTCAGCTCGCTGCGATGACGTTTGCGATCGGCGGTGTCGTCGGCCTGCTCACCTGGATCGGCCGTGGCGAGGCGGCGAAAAGCCTGCGGCAGCCGCTCGTCGTCTGGGTCGTCGGCGTCGGCGGCCTGTTCGGCTATCACGCGCTGTATTTTCTCGCGTTGCGCTTCGCTCCGCCGGCGGAAGCCGGCCTCTTGAATTACCTGTGGCCGCTCTTGATCGTGCTGTTCTCGTCATTCCTGCCTGGCGAGCGGCTGGCCGCGCATCACATCATCGGCGCCGTGCTCGGCCTCGTCGGCACCGTGCTGCTGTTCGCCGGCAACACCTCCGGCTTCGCCCCGGGGGCTGTGCCGGGGTTGATCGCAGCCTTCATCGCGGCGTTCGTCTGGGCGACCTATTCGGTGCTGTCGCGCCGCTTGAAAGCGGTGCCGACGGATGCGGTCGCGGGCTTCTGTCTTGCTACATCAGTGCTCGCCGCCTTGATGCATGGTCTGCTTGAAGCCACGGTCTGGCCGGAGTCGGGCTTGCAATGGCTCTCGGTGATCGCGCTTGGCATCGGCCCGGTCGGCGCCGCCTTCTACGCCTGGGACATCGGCATGAAGCGCGGCGACATTCGTGTGCTCGGTGCCGCCTCCTACGCGACGCCGCTGCTGTCGACGGGATTCCTCATCGCTGCCGGTTTCGCCAAGGCCAGCGCCAATATCGCGGTTGCCGCGATCCTCATTGCCGGGGGCGGCCTGATCGCGGCCAAGGACATGGTGCTGCGGAAGCGATGA
- a CDS encoding class I SAM-dependent methyltransferase has translation MSIDVVDLREFYSRRLGIVARQMINRGIRERWPNAEGQRVLGIGYPTPYLGLFREDAERCLAFMPAAQGVLKWPTGRPALASLVDEFSLPLPEAAVDRILLVHAVEMSDDPAALLREVWRVLSPSGRVIAVIPNRRGVWTRTDSTPFGHGRPYSRSQITELFRQTWFTPTAWGEALFMPPYAGGWVLKSAQMWERAGAALSLPFAGVHIVEATKQVYRAIPAKRERARLIPSLAKPVLVPSSTTVTRG, from the coding sequence ATGAGCATCGACGTCGTCGACCTCCGCGAGTTCTATTCCCGCCGCCTCGGCATCGTGGCGCGGCAAATGATCAATCGCGGCATCAGAGAGCGCTGGCCCAACGCCGAGGGCCAGCGCGTGCTCGGCATCGGCTATCCCACACCCTATCTGGGGTTGTTCCGCGAGGACGCCGAACGCTGCCTCGCCTTCATGCCGGCGGCCCAGGGTGTCCTGAAATGGCCGACGGGACGGCCCGCGCTGGCCTCGCTGGTGGACGAATTCTCCCTGCCGCTTCCCGAGGCTGCGGTGGACCGCATTCTCCTGGTGCACGCGGTGGAGATGTCGGACGATCCGGCCGCGCTGCTGCGCGAGGTGTGGCGCGTGCTGTCGCCGTCCGGGCGCGTCATCGCGGTGATTCCGAACCGGCGCGGGGTCTGGACCCGCACCGACAGCACGCCGTTCGGTCACGGCCGGCCCTATTCGCGCTCGCAGATCACCGAGCTGTTCCGCCAGACCTGGTTCACGCCGACCGCCTGGGGCGAGGCGCTGTTCATGCCGCCCTATGCCGGCGGCTGGGTGTTGAAATCGGCGCAGATGTGGGAGCGTGCCGGCGCCGCGCTGTCGCTGCCCTTTGCCGGCGTCCACATCGTGGAGGCGACCAAGCAGGTCTACCGCGCGATCCCCGCCAAGCGCGAGCGGGCGCGGCTGATTCCCTCGCTCGCCAAGCCCGTGCTGGTGCCGTCCTCGACGACGGTGACGCGCGGCTAG
- the gloB gene encoding hydroxyacylglutathione hydrolase translates to MAAEIRTFTCLNDNFGYLIHDVETKATASIDAPEAGPILKALEREGWRLTDILITHHHGDHVGGVAELKQKYNCRVVAPHDKTTKIANVDLRVANADVVKIGNLLARVVETPGHTLDHISYVFDNEKTVFAADTLFSIGCGRVFEGTYPMMWDSLLKLRALPDDFKLYCGHEYTASNVKFALTIEPDNAALQARAAEVTKLRAENKPTIPSLLGEEKRANVFLRADEPAVAAKLHMKGADPAAVFGELRERKNKS, encoded by the coding sequence ATGGCCGCCGAAATTCGTACTTTCACCTGTTTAAACGACAATTTCGGTTATCTGATCCACGATGTGGAAACCAAAGCAACGGCCTCGATCGACGCGCCGGAGGCCGGCCCCATCCTCAAGGCCCTGGAGCGCGAGGGCTGGCGGCTCACCGACATCCTGATCACCCATCATCATGGCGATCATGTCGGCGGGGTCGCCGAGCTCAAGCAGAAATACAATTGCCGCGTCGTCGCGCCGCACGACAAGACGACTAAGATCGCAAATGTCGATTTGCGCGTCGCCAATGCCGACGTGGTCAAGATCGGCAATCTGCTGGCGCGTGTCGTCGAGACGCCCGGCCATACGCTCGACCACATCTCCTACGTGTTCGACAATGAGAAGACGGTGTTCGCCGCCGATACGCTGTTCTCGATCGGCTGCGGCCGCGTGTTCGAGGGCACCTATCCGATGATGTGGGATTCACTGCTGAAGCTGCGCGCCTTGCCCGACGACTTCAAGCTCTATTGCGGCCACGAATACACGGCGTCCAACGTCAAGTTCGCGCTCACCATCGAGCCGGACAATGCGGCGCTCCAGGCGCGCGCCGCGGAGGTGACGAAGCTCCGCGCCGAGAACAAGCCGACCATTCCCTCGCTGCTCGGCGAGGAGAAGCGCGCCAACGTGTTCCTGCGCGCCGACGAGCCGGCGGTCGCGGCCAAGCTGCACATGAAGGGCGCGGATCCCGCTGCGGTGTTCGGCGAGCTGCGTGAGCGCAAGAACAAGTCCTGA
- a CDS encoding cupin domain-containing protein, with protein sequence MPTAAEIIARLELRPHPEGGHYRETFRDQATDANGRSRSTLIYFLLARGERSHWHRVDAVETWHYYAGSPLRLRIAHDGCSQHEVRLGTDLVSGERPQAIVPALAWQMAETTGEWTLVGCTVAPAFEFAGFELAPPGWEP encoded by the coding sequence ATGCCGACCGCAGCCGAGATCATCGCACGCCTCGAACTCCGCCCGCATCCGGAAGGCGGCCATTATCGGGAGACGTTTCGCGATCAGGCCACCGACGCCAACGGGCGCTCGCGCTCGACCCTGATCTACTTTCTGCTGGCACGCGGCGAGCGCTCGCACTGGCATCGCGTCGATGCGGTGGAGACATGGCACTATTACGCCGGCAGCCCCTTGAGGCTGCGCATCGCCCATGACGGCTGCTCGCAGCACGAGGTGCGGCTCGGCACCGACCTGGTCAGCGGCGAGCGGCCGCAGGCGATCGTACCTGCGCTGGCTTGGCAGATGGCGGAAACCACGGGCGAGTGGACGCTGGTCGGCTGCACCGTGGCGCCCGCATTCGAGTTCGCGGGCTTCGAGCTCGCGCCGCCCGGCTGGGAGCCGTAG
- the prmC gene encoding peptide chain release factor N(5)-glutamine methyltransferase encodes MSNLFTGQSIESARRALAAQLRSAGLDEAELDARLLISAALGLDLTGLIAQAARPLTAAEASRLAQHAQRRIAGEPVARILGTREFWGLPFRLSEATLVPRPDTETVVELALEILRERRASHPPRIADIGTGSGAILLALLHEIPDAFGVGTDLSQNALRTARGNATALGLADRAAFVACSYAAALRGPFDLIVSNPPYIPSAEIPRLSIEVREHDPHLALDGGNDGYDAYRALIPQANERLTPGGALVVEAGQGQAQNIETLMRAVALSLDRPPKADLAGIPRAVSARKMPP; translated from the coding sequence GTGAGCAACCTCTTCACCGGGCAATCCATCGAGAGCGCGCGGCGCGCGCTGGCTGCGCAACTGAGATCGGCAGGGCTCGACGAAGCCGAGCTCGACGCACGCCTCCTGATCAGTGCGGCACTCGGCCTCGACCTCACCGGCCTGATTGCACAGGCGGCCCGTCCCCTCACCGCGGCCGAAGCATCGCGGCTCGCGCAACATGCACAGCGCCGCATCGCCGGCGAGCCGGTGGCACGCATTCTCGGGACGCGCGAATTCTGGGGCCTGCCGTTCCGTCTGTCCGAAGCAACCCTGGTACCGCGCCCCGATACCGAGACCGTGGTCGAGCTTGCGCTCGAAATTCTTCGCGAGCGGCGGGCCTCTCACCCGCCGCGCATCGCCGACATCGGCACCGGCTCGGGCGCGATCCTGCTCGCGCTGCTGCACGAAATCCCGGATGCGTTCGGCGTCGGCACCGATCTCAGCCAGAACGCGCTCAGAACCGCCAGGGGCAACGCCACCGCGCTCGGCCTCGCCGACCGCGCCGCCTTCGTCGCCTGCTCCTACGCCGCGGCGCTCCGTGGCCCGTTCGACCTCATCGTCTCGAACCCGCCCTATATTCCCTCGGCTGAAATTCCGAGATTGAGCATCGAGGTGCGCGAGCACGACCCGCATTTGGCGCTCGACGGCGGCAACGACGGATATGACGCCTATCGGGCCCTGATCCCGCAGGCGAACGAGCGCCTCACCCCCGGCGGCGCCCTGGTCGTCGAGGCCGGACAGGGTCAGGCCCAAAATATTGAAACCTTGATGAGGGCCGTCGCGTTATCATTGGACAGGCCACCCAAGGCCGACCTGGCGGGCATTCCGAGGGCCGTTTCGGCCCGAAAAATGCCCCCATAA
- the prfA gene encoding peptide chain release factor 1: MSSLPEAKLDVLLAHHASLEAESLGQLASERYVQITRELAELTPLIEAVKAYRSAVKELADTEALIADPTTDAEMRGMAEAERDELAPKIEELVQKIRVALLPKDAMDDRNVMLEIRAGTGGDEASLFAGDLFRMYERFASLQGWKVEVISASEGTVGGYKEIIAEIQGRGAFSKLKFESGVHRVQRVPDTETQGRIHTSAATVAVLPEVEDVDVDIKNDDLRIETMRAGGAGGQHVNKTESAIRITHIPTGIVVMMQDSRSQHKNRASAMNILRSRIYDAERQRVEAARSAERKEKVGSGDRSERIRTYNFPQGRVTDHRINLTLYKLPQVIAGEALGELIDALTTEHQAAQLAAQGAAA; the protein is encoded by the coding sequence ATGTCGTCACTCCCCGAAGCCAAACTGGACGTCCTGCTCGCGCATCACGCCTCGCTCGAGGCCGAATCGCTCGGACAGCTCGCCTCCGAGCGCTACGTGCAGATCACGCGCGAGCTCGCCGAGCTCACGCCACTGATCGAAGCGGTGAAGGCCTATCGCTCAGCGGTCAAGGAGCTCGCCGACACCGAGGCGCTGATCGCCGATCCCACGACCGACGCCGAAATGCGCGGCATGGCGGAAGCCGAGCGCGACGAGCTCGCGCCGAAAATCGAGGAACTGGTCCAGAAGATCCGCGTCGCGCTCTTGCCCAAGGACGCGATGGACGATCGCAACGTCATGCTGGAAATCCGCGCCGGCACCGGCGGCGACGAAGCCTCGCTGTTCGCCGGCGACCTGTTCCGGATGTACGAGCGCTTCGCCAGCTTGCAGGGCTGGAAGGTCGAGGTGATCTCGGCCAGCGAAGGCACCGTCGGCGGCTACAAGGAAATCATCGCCGAGATCCAGGGGCGCGGTGCGTTCTCCAAGCTGAAATTCGAATCCGGCGTGCACCGCGTGCAGCGCGTGCCCGACACCGAGACGCAGGGACGCATCCACACCTCGGCGGCGACGGTCGCCGTGCTGCCCGAGGTCGAGGACGTCGACGTCGACATCAAGAACGACGACCTGCGCATCGAGACCATGCGCGCAGGGGGCGCCGGTGGCCAGCACGTCAACAAGACCGAATCGGCGATCCGGATCACCCACATCCCGACCGGCATCGTGGTGATGATGCAGGACAGCCGCTCGCAGCACAAGAATCGCGCCTCTGCCATGAACATCCTGCGCTCGCGCATCTATGACGCCGAGCGGCAACGCGTCGAGGCGGCGCGCTCGGCCGAGCGCAAGGAGAAGGTCGGCTCCGGCGACCGCTCCGAGCGCATCCGCACCTACAATTTTCCGCAAGGGCGTGTCACCGATCATCGCATCAACCTCACGCTCTACAAGCTGCCCCAGGTGATCGCGGGTGAAGCGCTCGGCGAATTGATCGACGCACTGACGACGGAGCACCAGGCCGCACAGCTCGCTGCGCAAGGCGCGGCGGCCTGA